GTTTATCTTCATGGCGCACCAATGATATATTACTAACATAATTTGGTATTGTATCAGCTTTTGTCATACTACCCATTCTGTCTATTCTATATATACTGCTTCTCTCACCTTTACTTGAAACTTTTACGTAAGTAACTCCCGTTAAAGTTGATAATTGAATATCTTCTACTTCGGATTTTGTGTTAGCCCAAGCTAAGTCTTTAATCTTTACTTTTTCGCCCTTTGATACATCATAATAATATAATATTAAGTTACTAGAGTCATCATAGCTTTTTTTCTCTACTAAAAGCATTCTATTTCTATCTGGAAGCCATTCATAAAAAGAAATTTTACTTGCTTCATTTACCGCTATATCTTTAACGCTTCCATCCTTACAATCAACAATTTTTAATTTTTCATTTTCATAATAAGATAAATATTTAGCATCATAGGACGCTAATATGTTTTTTGCGTTTGCCGGAACTGTAATATCAATATTTTTTATTTTTTCAGGTTTATCATCAACAACTTTTTTAGTGACAACTTTCGAATCAGGGGCTAAAAAATAATGATCTACATAAAATAGGACCGAAAACTGTAAAGATAGAGATACTAGTATCCATATAAATATTCTTTTCTTCCATTTCATAATGCTTTCTCCTTTAATTTAAAATATCGATTATCTACTCTCTACATAAATAATTGAAGGTATTGATCTTTCTCCCAAGCTGTCGCTAGGATTGTTTATAACTTCATCCTTATAAAACATAGTAGAAGAAGAACCTCCATCTAAGTTAGTAGCATTATAAGCCCCATATTCATCATACAATATGTCTTGTACCTCTCTTAAGGTAGCCCCTATACTATTTACCTGTCTACCATCAATAACTAATAATATTATTGTCCCATCACGTCTTTGTGCAATAGCTGTTCTAGGTGCAATACCCATACCACCATCACCTTTATTTATCATTTTCTTTCCATTAACTATCATGGCTGGGCCAAAAGATACTGCTTCAGTAACTCCATCTTGTTTCATTTCTTTAATGCTATGAAGACCAACTAGTAGATTTCCTTCTTTAGTCAATGCAACAACCTCGGTTTTTTCATTTTCACTTCTTATGTCATTAAAAACAGTTTTTCCACCAGTCATTATAATTCCCGTTGGGTTTGCTCCTGTTCCTGCCCATAGTGCTCCAGCAGCTTCATCTAAAAATGCACCACCATTAATGGCCGCAACTGCATTATTATCTTTTGCAATTTCACTAGTTAATTGCCCTTCCTTACGAAGCTTACTACTGTAACCTACTTTTAACCTAGTTGGGTCACTAATTACTAATACATATCCTTTGTATTTCTTTCCTTTTATGTCATATCTTTCAATACTATTATCATTTTTATTTTCTACTTTTACACCAGATGTTTTGTCATCTAAGCCAGCTTGAGCTATAGTTTCAACTGATTGGTCCTTCATAATTTCATTTATTTTCGCATCGGATAAAAATGTTGTTGCCAACCACTGCAATGTAAGAGTAGTCATTGCTGCACCTACCACTGTAGTTTTTGCATTTTTAAATGGGCCATAGTAAAGTACATATGGGCCTGTGATGGCTGTGAAAACGAGTTCAAATACTATAAATAATACAACAAGAGTGCTTGTACGTTTTTTGGTCTTACCACGTTTTTTTAGTTTTCTCATGTTTCCCATCCTTTTTCTTATTAGGTACTATCCTATTGTACAATAAAACTTTGTATTTTAAAACAAATTTTTAATGTAATTTTTGTGAACTAAACTACTAATTTGATAATTTCATACAAAAAGAGAGTATAAACCCATATACTCTCTTTTATAATTCAACATATTTATAGTTTTTTTGAGCCCTCGTACGCTAGGGGTGACCTCTCGCATTCATCATATTTTAATGTTACCTGATAACACAATTCGCTACCCTTCATTTTTTCAGAGGCATAACACAAACCATTTGATCTTGAATCAAGAAAAGGATGGTCGATTTGTTCTGGATCTCCTATAAGAATTAACTTAGTTCCTTCACCAACTCTAGTTATTATTGTCTTAACCTGTTTTGGTGACAAATTTTGTGCTTCATCTATAATAACCCAATTTTTAACTATTGACCTTCCTCTAAGGTAAGCAATCGCTTCAGTGGTTATAATTCTCCTATCAAATAAGTCTTTTATCTTATCTGTTAATTCCTTCTCATTTTTATAACGTTCTTTTTCATCAGAATCCACAAGCATTTCCAAATTGTCAAATATTGGTCGCATAAAGGGTGATATTTTTTCTTGTTCCGTACCAGGTAAAAACCCTATTTCTTCATCCATGGTAACATTTGGTCTACAAACTAAAATTCTTCTGTAATGTTCACTATTATCTTGTAGTATTTTTTGAAGCCCTACTGCTAATGAAAATAATGTTTTAGCTGTTCCTGCTGGTCCTTTAACAATTACTAAGGGGGCTTTTATTGCATCCATACTTAGTGCTTCTAGCATAAATCTCTGTCCTACATTTCTTGGTACTACTCCTAAGGGCTTATTTTCCTTACTGTAAAGTGGTACTACATTTTTACCATCATATCTGCCTAGTGCAGTTTGTTTAGGGTTTTCCATTGAATGAATTATTAAAAATTGATTCGTGTATAAAATTGGTGTGGTATATTCTTCTGTATTCTCATCATAATTAAGTAAGGTACTTGTTTGTAAAACTTTTTTGCTATAAAACTCCTGAAGTTTTTCGGGAGATACAAATACTTCAATTCTTCCTGTATACTGATTATCATATTCCGGTACAAATTTTTCATAAAAATCTTCTACATTAATATCTACAGCATCCGCCTTAATCCGTTGGAATATATCTTTGGTTATTAGCCATACATCTTCCCCTTGCTCTTTAAGCCCCTTACATACCTGTAATATTCTATTGTCTGCTTTTTCTTTACTCCAAGAAGGAGGAATTTTGGTATCGTAGTGATTCATTTCTACTCTAAGTCTTCCCCCATTTGCAAGCTCAACACCCTCATTTAGTTTTCCCTCAAGTCTTAGTTTATCAATAAGTCTAGCAGCATATCTGGCATTAGCTCCTAAATCACTTTTATCTTTTTTAAAACTATCTAATTCCTCTAAAACCACTTCGGGTATTATTACATCATTATCTCCAAAGGACAATATAGCACTTGGCGCGTATAGAATAACATTGGTATCTAATACATAGGTTTTTTTCAAAATATCAGCCCTCCTCTCTATATTACTAATATATGTTACTTATCCTATAAATGAATTAAAAATTCAATAATAATTTAATTGTTAGTACGACTATTTCTATATTTTATTTTGACAAGTAATAGTTTTTATTATATAATAAGATTTATAACAATTAATTATATTATAGGATGGTGTATATGGACAACATTACAACAATTTTTAGAGAAAAAAAGTTAAAGCTAACACCACAGCGTATTGCAGTTTATAAATATTTAAAATCAACAAAAGAGCATCCTTCAGCAGAGGTAATCTACAAAGCCCTACAACCAACCTATCCTACTATGAGTTTGGCTACAATTTATAAAGCGTTAAAAACTCTTGTTGAGGTTGAGTTGATAATAGAACTTAATGTAGGTGAAGGTAACTTCAGATATGATGGCAACATGATATCACATCCTCATGTTCAGTGCATAAGCTGTGGTAGAGTTGACGACATCGAAGGCATATGTTTTTCAAATGTGACTGAAGATGTAAAACAGTATACTAACTATGACGTTTTAGCGAGTAAAATATATTTTTACGGATTATGTGAAAATTGCAAAAATTAATTTAATAAATAAAAAAAAGAAGTATAAAATTATACTTCTTTTTTTTTTAATAAATCATTTGTAGCTTTCTTTTAATATCTCTTCCCATTCTTTGGAATTGTAACCACCGGCTATAATCCTTTTAAGAGCTAGCAATACATTGTTTTTGATCTTATCAGGTAAATTAGAAAATATAAGAATACTATTATCATTAGCTTTAAACATATGTTGAACCATTATTTTGCCCATACCTGATATTTTATTATTTGCAATTTTATTTCCACTTATAATTCCCTTTTGGACAAGCCTTCCTTGAACCTCATCACTATATATATATTTAATAAAAGCGTTAGCATTATCCCCATTTTTTGCATTTATAGGAAGACATACTAGAGAATTAATTATAATGGGCATATTTGAACCATAATTTGAATTATCATCATAATCTTCTATTATACCTATGTTTGTTCCATTAAGTTTAGAATTATAATAAGAGATACAGGCTAGCAGTGGAGCATCCCCATTATTAAAGCTAATAATACTTTGTTCATTTCCTGACTCAAAAGGCTCTTTATCAATTCCACTACTTTTTGTTAGCAAATTAAATTTATCAAATATCTCTTGCATGACTTTCATTTTTTTATATGATTCTTCACCACTGTCATAACTTTCTTCAAGATCATGAATATTTACCACCTTGCTAGCAATCAAAGAAAATAGAAATCCATTAGCATCTATCTCTTCAGTTAATACTACCGGAGTTTTTATCCCCTTTCCATTAATTTGCTTCAAAACTTCTAACCATTGTTCTAGGTTTTTAGGGTAGGATATTTTTAACTTTTCAAGATTAACTTTATTATATAATAGCTCAATAGAATATGGCACAACCCCTATACCATAGTATTTATCCCCTACTCTACCATAGGAACCTACAATGTCATAATATCTATCACTGATGGCAACTTTTTCATAAACACTTTTCATATCACTAAGTACTCCCTTTTTGCTAAGCTCAATAAGAGTATTCCTATTAGTGAAAATCACATCAATTTCCGTACCAAGATTAATACTCTCCATAATATCACTTTTATCACCTAGTACATCGTTTAGTTTTATTTCAACATTTGGATTAGCTTTTTTAAAATCCTCAATTAAAAATTTAATTACATTAGAAGAATATTTATCAGTTGTATCTAGGAATATATTTAACTTTTTTTGATTCTCACTTTTATTAGATTTACAGGCAGAAAGAGTAAAAACCATAATTAAAACTATAATAAAACTAAATATGTTTTTTAGCGTTTTAAATGATTTTTTCATAAGTTCACCTCACAATAATAATAAATATGAATTTTTTAATTTTTTTTCTATATAAATTAATTAAATATATAATTGTTACATATAATTTAAAGGGGGTGGAATATATGAAATTGCAGATAATATTTTTTAAGAAGAAATTTATTTACTATGCACTAGCATTTATTGTATTTGCAACAATGCTTACTTTCTTCTTATTAATCAAAAACAAGTCATTAAGTACATTTAATATTGTTACTGATAGCAAAATGTTGCAGGTTGATTTAACAGGGGATGGAATTAAGGATATTCTCTACATAAAAACAGAAACAGATAAATATTATATCCAAATAAATTCACAAGATAAAAGTTATTATCTAGAACCCTCTAAAAAAGTTAACACTGTGGGAAATTATTATGCTCAGTGGCCAATGAGACTTACGCTAATGGACATAACTAGAAATAACATACCAGAGATATTTACTCAAGCATCCATAAATAATAAAGCTATTCAGCATGTATTCCTCTGGAATAGTGAAAAATTTGATGATATATTTTGCAGCAACAATAATATTTTAGGTTTTGTTGACAGTAAAAATAATAAAACGCCCAAATTTTTATCTGGAAATATTAAAGATGGTAAAATGACTTTTATAAGTTATATTTTCATTAAAAATAGCTTGAAATCTTTTGACTATAACTATGATGATAATTATATGGGCAAAAACACAATAACAAATTTCATAAATCTTATGACAAGCTTCCCACTATCTGAATTAAATATATCAAAAGAACTTTTCTCATATGATTTAAGTGGTAATGATATATCATTATTAAGCGATTTATCAAACAAAAAAATATATTTCAACTTCCAAGATGCTGTTTTTAAGGATTATAATTGGGACAAACAGGGAGGCGTCAGTGAAATTATCTGGACCTTAAACTTTAAAGGAACTATTGCCAAGGATTTAAAGGACATAAAAAACTATACCATAGAATTAATTCTTAAACCCTCACCTAAGGTTGATGGTATTTCTACTTTAAAGATTAGTTCTATAAGTATTAAGTGATAGAATAATAATTTTTTAGATAATTAATATACACAATATTAATATAATTTACGGTTTAAAAAGGGACCGTATTATCGGTCCCAAGGGGGATGGGGGGGTTCCGCATAAAATATTTAATTTTATGCTAATGGAGATTTAACTCCGATTACATTTATAATATTAACCTTTTTGCCTGGTTTTATTCATTATAAAAGATATTTTAAATATTTTTTAATAAAGCTATTTTTATTTAGAAATATAAACTAATTTAACATTGGAGGCGTGTTCATATGTTTAATAATAAGGAAAAAGATGTAAATAGAATTGAAACATTAATTGGAGATCAGTGTTTTATAATTGGATCTTTGAACGTAAATGGACTTATAAAAATAGATGGTTCTATTGATGGAGACATATTTTGTGAAGATGATGTAATACTAGGAGAATCTGGACACATAAAAGGCAATACAGTGTGTAATAATGCTTATATAAATGGAACACTGCATGGAAATATCTGTTGTAAAGACACTTTATCCATAGAAAGTTGTGGCAAAGTCAAAGGAGATATTTCAGTAAAAAAATTGATGATTTCTGAAGGTGGAATACTTGATGGTAAATGCACTATGATAAGTTATGATGTTCCTAATAGTGATACTAATAATTTATAAGTCAAGTGAAATAACAGTAGGTTAAATATACCACGTATATTTAACCTACTGTTTTTTAAGATAATTTACATAAGTATCAGAATGTCTTCAGTTAGTATTTTCTTCTACAATCTTATTTAACGTTTCAAGTTTTCTGTCATCTACTAGATGAGCTAATATATATATTAACTGTCCTATATCCTCATCCTCTAAGTTTTTCAAAATACTATGTGTTCTTTCTTTAGGATCAGTATGTTTGAATTCAACATCATTATTTTCAAGAGAATCATTAACTTCAAATGAATCACCATTTACAAAGGAACTATTATTAGATAATGAATTAATCATATCTGTAAAATTTGTATTATTTAAATCAATTCCAGCTAGCATATTTGATATTTGACTTAAATCTATATTTGCAACTCCTGAAAATATATTTGAAAATGAGTTGTCTTGGTCATCTACATTGGAAGTTGATTGATCTTCTACTCCGGAAGTTGATGAATCATTTACATTTAAATCTTTATTGTTGTTTCTTGCAGTACTTGATGTTCGATTTGCATTGGGTTTTGATTTTACATTGGGAGTTTTAGTTACATTGGATTTTGAATTTGCATTATTATGATTTGAATTATTACCTTGACCACCAGTTAAACTACCAATCAAGTTTGATAATATATTATTATCTTGGCCCCCTAAACTACCCATCAAATTTCCTAAAAGGTCATTATTGGATCCCCCTAACCCTGAAAGCAAACCTTCAAGCATATTGTTACCACCACCACTATTTCCTCCAAGAAAACTAGATAATAATGCCATCAATGGATTCCCAGAATTTCCATTAAGCATTTGTGTTAATGGATTATTGTTAGAACTGTTATTATTACCATTATTGTTATTACTGTTACTGTTACTGTTATTTCCATCATTCATATTATTTCTATGGCTCTTGTGATGTTTTGACACATTTATCACCTCATTTATAAATGGGAGAGCATAAGCTCTCCCTGATTTTTGGAACTAGCAACCACAACTTCTTACTGGACTTATAACATTTCCACCTCTACAACAACAAAAACCTATTAAAATTAATATCACTAAAAATGATTTATCGTTTTCAAGTAGACATGTTTTTTGAAGTACAATTAAGATTATTACTGCACAAATTGGATTTGAGCATAGACCTCCAAGTTGATTTCCACATCCAACAACTGCAGCTTGGTTACAACAACATCTTCTTCTTGACATATAAAACCCCCCTTCTGGGCACGTTCAATATGATAAAACTTTTAACTGATGGTAATTAATATTTTAATTTATCTAAATGTGCACTTATAATTCACTGTCTAAGGTATTATTCGTCACAAAAATCGTCACAGCATCTGTTTCTATTGTTGTTTGAGAATAAAAGTATTATTATTATTATTATAAACCAGCTACCAAACCCTGAACCAAATCCACCAAATCCACCGCAGCCACCTACATTACTTGAGCCACATCTACATAATTCCTTGCAGTGTTTAGGGTCGCATCCACAAACAGTACCACTTTCTATTCTTTCACCACCAAATCCTCCGCAGAAACATAATAGAATAATGATAATAATTAATGAACTTCCACCGAAGATACCGTTGTTGTTGTTGTTGTTGTTACAACATCTTCTAGTAGGGCAACATTCATTTTTGCGTGTTAATCCACTTAGTAATTCATTCACATCCACTTTACTTTCCTCCTCCTATTTTTCTTGTTAACTTTCTAACTTGGTTTAATCTTTATTTTAAAACCTTTTTCTTTTGTTTTCTAATATATACTATTCTCATATAAATAATTTGACACTGAATTTTTAATTAAAACGCAAAAAAAATAGGCCTCATCACTTTGTGCAAAAATTACTGTTTCGCATACTGTAATGTAGGTCTATTTCATTTATATCATTATTTTTATTCTATAGTTTCAGAGACGTTAAATCGTCACCTTCGGTGTCATTAAACATATTTCCTAGTAACTCTTTCACACCTATTTTCTTTAATGATGAAATATTGATAATCTCTTCATTATCGTCTAAATCAAGTGTTTCTCTAATTAACTTATTATTTTTTACTAATTCTGCTCTATTTAGCTTATCTTTTTTTGTTGCAACTATTACTACTTCATAGCCAAAATGTTTTATCCATCCGTACATTAGAAGATCATCTTTAGTTGGCTTACGTCTGCAATCTACGAGCAATGCTACCTTTTGAAGCTGAGGTCTGCGGACTAAATAGTCCTCCATCATTTTTCCCCATTTAGCTTGTTCAGATTTTGATACTTTAGCATATCCATAACCTGGTAGATCAACAAAATAGAAGCTTTCGTTTATTAAAAAAAAGTTTATAAGTCTTGTTTTTCCAGGTGTACCACTAACTTTAACCAATTTACGTCTATTTGTTAAAGTATTTATCAAAGATGATTTTCCTACATTAGACCTACCTACAAAAGCATACTCCACCCTATTATCCGTTGGATATTGAGCAGGTTTCACTGCTGAAATTATGAATTCAGATTGTTTTATCTCCATTATTTATCTCTCCAATTAATGCATTTTCAAGTACATCTTCTACTTTACTTGCAATTATAAATTTTAGTTTATCTGCAATACTCTTTGGTATCTTTTGTATATCTTTTTCATTATCCCTGGGAATTATAATTGTATCAATGCCTGCTCTATAGGCAGCTAAGGATTTTTCCTTAAGCCCTCCAATAGGTAATACTCTTCCTGTAAGAGTGATCTCACCTGTCATTGCTACGTTATGTCTTACTTTTCTGTTAGTTAGGGCAGATACCATTCCAGTAATCATTGTTACCCCAGCTGATGGACCATCTTTAGGTACTGCACCTTCTGGTACATGAATATGAATGTCCTTATTTTTATAAAAGTCACTATCGATATTATATTTAGCTGCATTAGCTCTAACATAACTGTATCCAGCTTTAGCAGATTCTTTCATAACATCTCCTAGTTGGCCAGTAAGTTCAAGCTTACCAGTTCCCTCCATAGCACTTACCTCTACAGGCAAAGTAACGCCACCCACTTCAGTCCACGCAAGGCCTGTTACAACCCCTACTCCATCTTCCATATCAGCTTTGTCATAGGTATATAGTACAATTCCTAAATACCTTTTTACATGCGACGTTGTAACATTAACTTTTTCTTTACTCTTTTCAACCATTTCTGTTATTGCTTTTCTGATAACAGAAGCAATTTGTCTTTCAAGATTTCTAACCCCTGATTCCCTAGTATAATTTTCTATAATACAATTTATTGAAGGATCAGAAAAATTTATTTTATCGCCTTCCATATTATGTTCTTTTAACATCTTTGGAATAAGGTGATTCTTAGCAATATGAAATTTTTCTTCTGAGGTGTACCCGGACACCTCAATAATTTCCATTCTATCTAATAATGGTCTTGGAATTGTGTCTAATTTATTTGCAGTAGTTATAAACAAAATCTTTGATAAATCAAAGTCGAGTTCCAGGTAATGATCCCTAAAAGTTGCATTTTGCTCACTATCCAAAACTTCCAGTAGTGCATCTGCAGGGTCACCCTTAAAATCTCCACTCATTTTATCAATTTCATCTAATAAGAATAATGGATTTTTAGATGCAGCTTGTTTCATGGCATATATAATTCTACCTGGAATTGCTCCCACATAAGTTTTTCTATGTCCTCTTATTTCAGCCTCATCTTTTACTCCACCCAGTGACATTCTAAC
This DNA window, taken from Clostridium estertheticum, encodes the following:
- a CDS encoding ABC transporter substrate-binding protein; amino-acid sequence: MKKSFKTLKNIFSFIIVLIMVFTLSACKSNKSENQKKLNIFLDTTDKYSSNVIKFLIEDFKKANPNVEIKLNDVLGDKSDIMESINLGTEIDVIFTNRNTLIELSKKGVLSDMKSVYEKVAISDRYYDIVGSYGRVGDKYYGIGVVPYSIELLYNKVNLEKLKISYPKNLEQWLEVLKQINGKGIKTPVVLTEEIDANGFLFSLIASKVVNIHDLEESYDSGEESYKKMKVMQEIFDKFNLLTKSSGIDKEPFESGNEQSIISFNNGDAPLLACISYYNSKLNGTNIGIIEDYDDNSNYGSNMPIIINSLVCLPINAKNGDNANAFIKYIYSDEVQGRLVQKGIISGNKIANNKISGMGKIMVQHMFKANDNSILIFSNLPDKIKNNVLLALKRIIAGGYNSKEWEEILKESYK
- the yihA gene encoding ribosome biogenesis GTP-binding protein YihA/YsxC, producing MEIKQSEFIISAVKPAQYPTDNRVEYAFVGRSNVGKSSLINTLTNRRKLVKVSGTPGKTRLINFFLINESFYFVDLPGYGYAKVSKSEQAKWGKMMEDYLVRRPQLQKVALLVDCRRKPTKDDLLMYGWIKHFGYEVVIVATKKDKLNRAELVKNNKLIRETLDLDDNEEIINISSLKKIGVKELLGNMFNDTEGDDLTSLKL
- a CDS encoding Fur family transcriptional regulator — protein: MDNITTIFREKKLKLTPQRIAVYKYLKSTKEHPSAEVIYKALQPTYPTMSLATIYKALKTLVEVELIIELNVGEGNFRYDGNMISHPHVQCISCGRVDDIEGICFSNVTEDVKQYTNYDVLASKIYFYGLCENCKN
- a CDS encoding phosphodiester glycosidase family protein, whose translation is MRKLKKRGKTKKRTSTLVVLFIVFELVFTAITGPYVLYYGPFKNAKTTVVGAAMTTLTLQWLATTFLSDAKINEIMKDQSVETIAQAGLDDKTSGVKVENKNDNSIERYDIKGKKYKGYVLVISDPTRLKVGYSSKLRKEGQLTSEIAKDNNAVAAINGGAFLDEAAGALWAGTGANPTGIIMTGGKTVFNDIRSENEKTEVVALTKEGNLLVGLHSIKEMKQDGVTEAVSFGPAMIVNGKKMINKGDGGMGIAPRTAIAQRRDGTIILLVIDGRQVNSIGATLREVQDILYDEYGAYNATNLDGGSSSTMFYKDEVINNPSDSLGERSIPSIIYVESR
- a CDS encoding VCBS repeat-containing protein, with translation MKLQIIFFKKKFIYYALAFIVFATMLTFFLLIKNKSLSTFNIVTDSKMLQVDLTGDGIKDILYIKTETDKYYIQINSQDKSYYLEPSKKVNTVGNYYAQWPMRLTLMDITRNNIPEIFTQASINNKAIQHVFLWNSEKFDDIFCSNNNILGFVDSKNNKTPKFLSGNIKDGKMTFISYIFIKNSLKSFDYNYDDNYMGKNTITNFINLMTSFPLSELNISKELFSYDLSGNDISLLSDLSNKKIYFNFQDAVFKDYNWDKQGGVSEIIWTLNFKGTIAKDLKDIKNYTIELILKPSPKVDGISTLKISSISIK
- a CDS encoding polymer-forming cytoskeletal protein, which produces MFNNKEKDVNRIETLIGDQCFIIGSLNVNGLIKIDGSIDGDIFCEDDVILGESGHIKGNTVCNNAYINGTLHGNICCKDTLSIESCGKVKGDISVKKLMISEGGILDGKCTMISYDVPNSDTNNL
- a CDS encoding PhoH family protein — protein: MKKTYVLDTNVILYAPSAILSFGDNDVIIPEVVLEELDSFKKDKSDLGANARYAARLIDKLRLEGKLNEGVELANGGRLRVEMNHYDTKIPPSWSKEKADNRILQVCKGLKEQGEDVWLITKDIFQRIKADAVDINVEDFYEKFVPEYDNQYTGRIEVFVSPEKLQEFYSKKVLQTSTLLNYDENTEEYTTPILYTNQFLIIHSMENPKQTALGRYDGKNVVPLYSKENKPLGVVPRNVGQRFMLEALSMDAIKAPLVIVKGPAGTAKTLFSLAVGLQKILQDNSEHYRRILVCRPNVTMDEEIGFLPGTEQEKISPFMRPIFDNLEMLVDSDEKERYKNEKELTDKIKDLFDRRIITTEAIAYLRGRSIVKNWVIIDEAQNLSPKQVKTIITRVGEGTKLILIGDPEQIDHPFLDSRSNGLCYASEKMKGSELCYQVTLKYDECERSPLAYEGSKKL
- the lon gene encoding endopeptidase La; this encodes MDKNIKLLPLIPLRGMNIFPYMVLHFDVGREKSILALEDAMLNNQEIFLVSQKVSKIEEPEEKDIYSIGTVCNIKQILKLPGDTIRVLVEGLKRGKISEYIENETFVRAEIEIIEDEDCIDDKKCKALVRIIDKAFEEYINLSANNFPDALFSLEETKEPGRYCDIVSSYLILKPETKQKLLETLDVIKRLEKLLFILKNEVEVLKIEKKIGTKVKSRIDKIQKEYYLREQIKAIQEELGEDDENKREAEEYENKINKAKLPKEAKEKAIYELNRLKSAGNYSSESGVIRAYLDWILDLPWNKFTKDNIDINKAREVFAAEHYGLEDVKERIIEYLAVKKISKTLKGPILCLVGPPGVGKTSIARSVANALNRNFVRMSLGGVKDEAEIRGHRKTYVGAIPGRIIYAMKQAASKNPLFLLDEIDKMSGDFKGDPADALLEVLDSEQNATFRDHYLELDFDLSKILFITTANKLDTIPRPLLDRMEIIEVSGYTSEEKFHIAKNHLIPKMLKEHNMEGDKINFSDPSINCIIENYTRESGVRNLERQIASVIRKAITEMVEKSKEKVNVTTSHVKRYLGIVLYTYDKADMEDGVGVVTGLAWTEVGGVTLPVEVSAMEGTGKLELTGQLGDVMKESAKAGYSYVRANAAKYNIDSDFYKNKDIHIHVPEGAVPKDGPSAGVTMITGMVSALTNRKVRHNVAMTGEITLTGRVLPIGGLKEKSLAAYRAGIDTIIIPRDNEKDIQKIPKSIADKLKFIIASKVEDVLENALIGEINNGDKTI